The Chryseobacterium sp. JV274 sequence AGAGAAATTCAATCTGTTGAGGTACAAAGGTAGCTACTATAAAACCTTAATCGATCGTGAACTAGAAGGACTTGAAAATGCTATGCGAGTCATTTCCGTTGAAAAATCTCTAGTTATTTGGCAAATATTATTAGAAATTATAGGTGCAAGAAATTACTCATACTATAATTCTATGGTATTCGAAGGAATGTTTACGCATCGAATTGATGGACGATATTCGCCTCAAAATATTTGGTTTGAATCTACATTTATTAAACACTTAAGAAATAATCGATGGTTATATAATTCAAAAATCGAAAAAACAAATCCAAAATCAATACAATACAGTGATTTGGTTGCTGATTATTTTGGTTTATCATCATCTTCCTCCTCCTCAGATCTGTTAATACGTCTGTTAGAATTCCTTCCTGAGCAAGTAGATCCACAACTGTCCGATGAACAGCAGGAAATTTATGATATAGGTAAGGCTATTTTAAATTCTGGTTATACAGAAGAACAAGTCATAGCAGCTATTGCAAAACTAAATACGGACTCTGAGATAATAATTAAACATGAATCAGTAAATGAAAAATTTATTCACGATGGTCTAAATACGTCAACGACTAGGAATCGAGTGCAAAAAACAATTAGAAACATTAGTGAAAGATTAAATGAAAGTTTTTTTGAAAACCATAATCATAAAGTAACTGGTGATAACATAATTGTATCTCCGGTAATAGATTATGAACAGGAAGATATTAGTGGCTCTTTTATTTCCAGTATAGATCTAGAGGATGAATACAATAAAAGGATTAAGCAAGTACAACGTGAGGTCGAAGAATTAGCATTGGTTGAACAATTAAAATCAGAAGTTGTAGATAATGATAAATATACATTTGGATGGTTTAAAGCTTTAATGGAGCTTGAATATCTAAATAATTCTGACTTTAACTCTAAAGGAAAAGAAATATCTATTTCTTTTTCACAAGCGGTTATGGAAGATAACGACAGTAAGATCATTATTTTAAGTAAGCCTTCTAGATATATTCCTGGAAATATTGAAGATATAGGTAATCTAGTTCTAAATATATATAAAGGTCGAAATGTTCAACAAGTAGCAATTGAAGTAGTAAATGTTAAAGAATACTCTCTACATGCAAAGGTCAAAAGATTATCTGATATTCAAAAAATAGATTTCTCCGAGGTTTCGAAGGTTGTAATTGATATTAAAAATCCAATCTTTTTACTTGAAGAATTACGTAAAAATATTTTAAGTTTTTCATTTGAAGACGATTTCAATTTAAAAGAAAATCTAACTGAAAAAATAAAATTTGTATTTGGCCCTCCTGGTACTGGCAAAACAACATATTTAGCAACTGATGAAGTTATACCTTTAATGAAAAAAAATCATAATTTGAAGGTTTTGATATTAACACCTACAAATAAAGCTGCTGATGTACTTTCTTCTAAAATAATGGAGGTTATTGGGAATAGTCGTTCTTACTTAGATTGGCTGATAAGATTTGGTCATAGCACTGATCGTTTCGTAGCTGAGGAATTAGGTGAGGATTTCAGAAAGATTGATATTAATTCTTATGAAAAATCTGTAGTAGTATCAACAATAGCACGTTTTGCTTATGATTTCTTTTTGCCAGAAGGTGAAATAGAAAGAATTTACTTGCGCGAAATTAAATGGGATTATATCATCATTGATGAAGCTTCAATGATAACACTTCCAAATATAATTAATGTCCTATATGCTCAGCGTAATGCTAATTTTGTAATTGCCGGTGATCCATTTCAGATAACACCTATATCCAGGATAGTACAATGGCAAGATGAGAATATTTATAGTTTAGTCCAACTAAATTCTTTTGATAATCCAACTACTGAACCTTATCAATATGATGTAATAAATAGGTATACTCAATATCGTAGTATTCCTACTATTGGCAATGTATATAGTAATTTTACATATGGAGGTAAATTGTTGCATTACAGAAAACCAGAACAGCAAAAAAAATTACAAATAGAAGGTATTGATTTTACAGACCTAAACGTGATTAAGTTTCCAGTTACAAAAATAGAAAGTATATTTAGACCTAATTCATTAGATGGTTCTAAATATCATATATATTCTGCATTGTTTACTGTCGAATTGGTTTTGAAAATGGTTAATGACCTCAGATCTAAAGAACATGAATTCTTCAAAATTGGTATAATTTGTCCATATCGAGCACAGTCAGATATTATAGAAAAATTAATTTTTGAACAGTTTATTTCAGATGAAAAAGTTGAAATTGTTGTTGGAACGATACATGGATTTCAAGGAGATCAGTGTGATATAATATTCACTATTTTTAATCCGCCCTTAAGTATTCGAGGATCGGAGGAAACTTTTTTAAATAAGCATAATATACTTAATGTTGCAATAAGTAGAGCAAGAGATTATTTGTTTATACTTATGCCAGATGATCATACGCATAATATTGAAAATTTGAAAAAAATAAAAAAAATTCGGGACTTATCAGTCACTTTTGGTGGTAGTAGTTTTACTGAATTTTCTTCGCAGTATATTGAAAAAGAATTATTTAATAGCGCTTCTTTTATCTATGATAATTCTTTTGCAACAGGCCATCAATCAGTTAATATTTATTCTAAACCGATTAAAAAATATGAGGTTAGATGTGAGAATTCGGCAGTTGATATACAAATAAAATAATAAGTATGAGTGTTGAAATCATTAACCTAAATGGATATTCTCCTTATCTTGATCCAACTTTATTTCATCAATCTGCTGAAAAATTTTATGAAGATGAAAACTATAGAACAAATATTATAATATTCAATAATTTTCCTTTAGCAATTACTCCAAAGACAAATATTGATTTAATAATTTTTATTAAGACAGACTCGGTAGGTAGTAAAAAAAGTCCATATAATTTTTTTGGTAAAGATTTTAGAAATATAATTATTCCTATAAAAATTGCTAATGAAAGATTTGCATACGAAGATATTCACGATGAATTATTGATTGAAATGTTTGAGGGAGATGCTGAAATGCTTAATAATAGTTTT is a genomic window containing:
- a CDS encoding DEAD/DEAH box helicase; this encodes MIENTMLFDKLVERRKKHIETLLDEEFSGIWRYVKGNYSSEAHFIHELLQNADDCGASYVDFRITEDGLYFKHNGIIRFTISDVDKTTQDKLNGTLGHINSITAIGNSNKVDQQKIGKFGIGFKAVFAYTNEPEVYDDNFCFKLKNYIVPERLIEKNTNRKKGETLFYFPFNNEEKPKEVAHREIVNKLKSLQSPLLFLKTLNIIRWENKKEKGLFTKEEDVEFFKGKSSDNQIVKLVNQVNNDIQLKRIWLFTKTVRLKDQTGVQKINVGFFLNDNNTINSDSKVDAYCFFPTKETTNLRFIIHAPFLLTDNRQNILAGNDWNKFLIEELATLATEALMSIRSKCLDDKISYFGKSFVELLPYNEEDFSNINNNDRISFYPFYKKILVLLRTEQILPGRNNIFYRASNSYWSTDKELTDLFSDVQISQITNRANVGLIFTHIGQKNVEQNNKPLHKYLRSITNEILGPEKIIKNISTAFTENQSIKWLLKFYGYLSERDSYLKVAKEYPIILDNEGKAVIPYDKIKNHYNIFLPAGSSEDFKTVNLEFLKYDVATIFFERLGLSIPDIKANYLKKILPKYEEDIDLSDKELISHTKALIEFYKSCHTEEFKSYVERLGKLPLFKGIQNNKSKDVYLITSNELYHLTENLHTYFEGYESVYFFDEKFYKANLSEEEFTFLIKILNHLGVSFLPRLKKIERYCDSNTLEKFNLLRYKGSYYKTLIDRELEGLENAMRVISVEKSLVIWQILLEIIGARNYSYYNSMVFEGMFTHRIDGRYSPQNIWFESTFIKHLRNNRWLYNSKIEKTNPKSIQYSDLVADYFGLSSSSSSSDLLIRLLEFLPEQVDPQLSDEQQEIYDIGKAILNSGYTEEQVIAAIAKLNTDSEIIIKHESVNEKFIHDGLNTSTTRNRVQKTIRNISERLNESFFENHNHKVTGDNIIVSPVIDYEQEDISGSFISSIDLEDEYNKRIKQVQREVEELALVEQLKSEVVDNDKYTFGWFKALMELEYLNNSDFNSKGKEISISFSQAVMEDNDSKIIILSKPSRYIPGNIEDIGNLVLNIYKGRNVQQVAIEVVNVKEYSLHAKVKRLSDIQKIDFSEVSKVVIDIKNPIFLLEELRKNILSFSFEDDFNLKENLTEKIKFVFGPPGTGKTTYLATDEVIPLMKKNHNLKVLILTPTNKAADVLSSKIMEVIGNSRSYLDWLIRFGHSTDRFVAEELGEDFRKIDINSYEKSVVVSTIARFAYDFFLPEGEIERIYLREIKWDYIIIDEASMITLPNIINVLYAQRNANFVIAGDPFQITPISRIVQWQDENIYSLVQLNSFDNPTTEPYQYDVINRYTQYRSIPTIGNVYSNFTYGGKLLHYRKPEQQKKLQIEGIDFTDLNVIKFPVTKIESIFRPNSLDGSKYHIYSALFTVELVLKMVNDLRSKEHEFFKIGIICPYRAQSDIIEKLIFEQFISDEKVEIVVGTIHGFQGDQCDIIFTIFNPPLSIRGSEETFLNKHNILNVAISRARDYLFILMPDDHTHNIENLKKIKKIRDLSVTFGGSSFTEFSSQYIEKELFNSASFIYDNSFATGHQSVNIYSKPIKKYEVRCENSAVDIQIK